In Symmachiella dynata, the following are encoded in one genomic region:
- a CDS encoding MauE/DoxX family redox-associated membrane protein: MRKFKTVSKFVLAIFMIVAGVLHFVKPDFYMKIMPPYLPLHLELVYLSGVCEVVLGALLLVPRYSRFAAWGIIALLVAVFPANIYVYQNPDVLPAPPILHLLRLPLQGVFILWAYWHTKRTVSNAS; encoded by the coding sequence ATGCGGAAGTTCAAAACGGTATCGAAGTTCGTGTTGGCCATTTTTATGATCGTTGCTGGGGTGTTGCATTTTGTGAAGCCCGACTTTTACATGAAGATCATGCCGCCGTATTTGCCGCTGCACTTGGAGCTGGTTTATCTGAGCGGCGTCTGTGAAGTTGTGCTCGGCGCGTTGTTATTGGTTCCCCGCTATTCGCGTTTTGCGGCTTGGGGAATCATCGCTTTATTAGTCGCGGTCTTTCCCGCCAACATCTACGTCTATCAAAATCCAGACGTACTGCCGGCGCCGCCCATCTTGCATTTGCTGCGTTTACCGCTCCAAGGCGTGTTCATCCTATGGGCTTATTGGCACACAAAGCGGACCGTTAGCAACGCAAGCTAA
- a CDS encoding methyltransferase — MDNAVPHQQLDQMITGYWVSQAIYAAAKFDIAEHLSDGPRSIDDLAAATSTNPDALYRLLRALASIGIFAEGQSRQFSLTPLAEPLRSGVPGSKRALALMAGDEQFRAWAEIEYSIRTGNMAFEKVYGKPIFEYLGEHPEKAQIFDAAMTGIHGRESDAITAAYDFSEFKVLADLGGGNGTLISSVLQEHPSMRGMLFDLPHVVERAYANVEALGVKDRCELIGGNFFESVPEGADAYMMRHIIHDWDDEKSLSILHNCHQALATGAKLLVVESVIPEGNEPFGGKFLDLVMLLIPGGKERTEQEYRELFSQAGFELTRVVPTSTEVSVIEAVAL, encoded by the coding sequence ATGGACAACGCAGTACCTCACCAACAATTGGATCAGATGATCACCGGGTATTGGGTCTCGCAGGCGATCTATGCGGCGGCCAAGTTCGATATTGCCGAGCATCTCAGCGATGGGCCGAGGTCGATCGACGATTTAGCCGCCGCCACGTCGACCAACCCCGACGCGCTGTACCGGTTATTGCGAGCGTTGGCCAGCATCGGGATTTTTGCCGAAGGCCAGTCGCGGCAGTTCTCCTTAACCCCCTTGGCCGAACCGCTCCGCAGCGGCGTACCGGGATCGAAACGGGCGCTGGCGTTGATGGCGGGCGATGAACAATTTCGCGCCTGGGCTGAAATCGAGTACAGCATTCGCACGGGAAATATGGCCTTTGAAAAAGTCTATGGTAAACCGATCTTCGAATACTTGGGCGAACATCCGGAGAAAGCCCAGATTTTCGATGCTGCCATGACCGGCATCCATGGCCGGGAATCAGATGCGATCACCGCGGCGTACGACTTTTCAGAGTTCAAGGTGTTGGCCGATCTCGGCGGAGGAAACGGGACGTTGATTTCGAGTGTGCTGCAGGAGCATCCGTCAATGCGCGGGATGTTGTTCGATCTGCCGCACGTGGTGGAGCGGGCGTATGCGAACGTTGAGGCGCTGGGAGTCAAGGATCGCTGTGAGTTGATCGGCGGTAACTTTTTCGAATCGGTTCCCGAAGGTGCGGATGCCTATATGATGCGGCACATCATCCACGATTGGGACGATGAAAAATCGCTGAGCATTCTCCACAATTGTCATCAAGCTTTGGCAACCGGCGCCAAGCTACTCGTGGTGGAAAGCGTCATCCCCGAGGGGAATGAACCGTTTGGCGGCAAATTTCTTGACTTGGTGATGTTACTAATTCCCGGCGGCAAGGAACGGACCGAACAGGAGTATCGCGAACTATTCAGTCAAGCCGGTTTCGAACTGACGCGCGTTGTTCCCACGTCGACAGAGGTCAGCGTGATCGAAGCGGTTGCCCTGTAG
- a CDS encoding neutral/alkaline non-lysosomal ceramidase N-terminal domain-containing protein, protein MSHRLFISTLLLILSCLCFVDTARAELLAGAAKESIVPPFPTKMGGFFDRLEPFTGVHDEIYARALVLDNGQTQVLILGSDLINVSADITARVRENISRETGIPPQNILVSSTHNHSSPSVNRPGQIDDPNEKSAAFFVERFTKVGLDAFKNRVPARAGFHAGELKGATRNRQQRNDLVDTQVGVLRVEEREGRKTIATLFNFTGHPVIIGSNNLLLSGEYPGAAERAVENMLGGVAIFTQGAAGDVTVHRSGDPFMEIERLGRTVAGEVIKASGFIRGEEEIELAGATTTLNLAARKIPSLEETQAAIQSAEAELKAVEDTAANKELREAIRNRLRLYSMNERFAKGLADGRLKMPEQYQAEVQVLQIGDLVIVSIPGEIFVEYALELRQRIKQLLDKSMVLAGYSNGYLGYIVTPRAAVTGGYEASISRVRPNAGRQMTEAAMELVGGLKQSKTP, encoded by the coding sequence ATGTCTCATAGATTATTTATCAGCACGCTGCTACTCATTCTCTCGTGTCTCTGTTTTGTCGACACCGCTCGCGCGGAGTTGCTGGCTGGGGCAGCCAAGGAGAGTATCGTTCCCCCGTTTCCCACCAAGATGGGCGGGTTCTTTGACCGGTTGGAACCGTTTACAGGGGTGCATGACGAAATCTATGCCCGCGCGCTTGTGCTGGATAACGGCCAGACGCAAGTTCTGATTCTCGGTTCGGATCTGATCAACGTCAGTGCCGACATCACCGCTCGCGTGCGTGAAAATATCTCGCGTGAAACCGGCATTCCGCCGCAGAACATTTTGGTCTCCAGCACGCACAATCATTCTTCTCCCTCGGTGAACAGGCCGGGACAAATTGACGATCCCAATGAGAAATCGGCCGCGTTTTTTGTGGAGCGGTTTACCAAAGTGGGGCTGGATGCGTTTAAGAACCGTGTGCCCGCGCGGGCAGGATTTCATGCAGGGGAACTCAAAGGAGCGACGCGCAACCGCCAGCAGCGCAACGATCTGGTTGACACACAAGTCGGCGTGCTCCGCGTCGAAGAACGCGAGGGCCGTAAGACAATCGCCACGTTGTTTAACTTCACCGGCCACCCGGTGATCATCGGCTCGAATAATCTGTTGCTGTCGGGCGAATATCCCGGAGCTGCTGAGCGGGCGGTGGAGAATATGCTCGGCGGTGTAGCGATCTTTACCCAAGGTGCGGCCGGAGACGTGACGGTGCACCGTAGCGGCGATCCATTTATGGAGATCGAACGCCTAGGGCGGACCGTTGCGGGTGAAGTGATTAAAGCCTCCGGGTTTATTCGTGGTGAGGAAGAAATCGAACTGGCCGGAGCGACGACCACGTTGAATCTAGCCGCACGGAAGATCCCTTCACTGGAGGAAACGCAGGCCGCAATCCAGTCAGCCGAAGCAGAGTTGAAAGCAGTCGAGGACACCGCTGCAAACAAGGAACTGCGCGAAGCGATCCGCAACCGGTTGCGGCTCTACAGCATGAATGAACGTTTCGCCAAAGGCTTAGCCGACGGCAGGCTCAAAATGCCCGAGCAGTATCAGGCCGAGGTGCAGGTATTACAAATCGGCGATTTGGTGATCGTCTCGATCCCCGGAGAAATTTTTGTGGAATACGCTCTGGAACTCAGGCAGCGGATCAAGCAGTTGTTGGACAAATCGATGGTACTCGCCGGGTATTCCAACGGCTATCTAGGCTATATCGTCACGCCCCGCGCCGCGGTCACTGGAGGCTACGAAGCCTCAATCTCCCGCGTCCGCCCCAACGCAGGCCGTCAAATGACCGAAGCGGCGATGGAATTGGTTGGCGGGTTGAAGCAATCCAAAACGCCCTGA
- a CDS encoding cold-shock protein, which produces MAEGTIKKLTDKGFGFIDTGNGEDMFFHNSNLEGVSYEQLSEGQRVSYTEGRGPKGPRAENVKLA; this is translated from the coding sequence ATGGCAGAAGGTACGATCAAGAAGCTGACGGACAAAGGCTTCGGTTTCATCGACACGGGCAATGGTGAAGACATGTTCTTCCACAACTCCAACCTCGAAGGCGTGAGCTACGAGCAGTTGAGCGAAGGACAACGCGTGTCTTACACTGAAGGACGCGGACCGAAGGGCCCCCGGGCTGAGAACGTCAAATTGGCATAA
- a CDS encoding DUF2892 domain-containing protein translates to MIPSTVNRVPQHTAEDINEQIRCDTEERVARLSAAGRQAIDQRLSELDQEWDIERTLEANAATLSLVGFTLGATVNRKWFLFPGVIAAFLLQHAVQGWCPPLPVFRRLGIRTASEIDYERYALKAIRGDFDKLTAEGTAETNAEQVVQAMRR, encoded by the coding sequence ATGATTCCATCAACTGTTAATCGTGTTCCTCAGCATACAGCCGAGGATATCAATGAACAAATTCGTTGCGACACAGAGGAAAGAGTGGCTCGATTGTCCGCTGCTGGTCGGCAAGCCATTGATCAGCGACTGTCTGAACTCGATCAGGAATGGGACATTGAGCGGACCCTTGAGGCGAATGCGGCTACTTTATCACTGGTGGGATTCACCCTAGGAGCTACCGTCAATCGCAAATGGTTTCTCTTCCCTGGTGTCATCGCTGCCTTTCTGCTGCAACATGCAGTCCAGGGTTGGTGTCCTCCGCTGCCAGTCTTTCGCCGTTTGGGAATTAGAACGGCCTCTGAGATCGACTACGAGCGATATGCTTTGAAGGCAATTCGAGGCGATTTCGATAAATTGACGGCTGAAGGAACAGCCGAGACAAACGCTGAGCAGGTTGTCCAGGCTATGCGGCGGTAG
- a CDS encoding PEP-CTERM sorting domain-containing protein, with protein MKHLLLASFVSLSLASSAQAGMIVDQEYLIEFGWGHSTSRATNLPLGQEFTPTLNELDFVDLYIGDADTAVGPGVSFFVNIRSGSITGTILGTSSTVVVADGTNTGVNSLLDFVVTRFTFTDVVSLTQGTTHVIEVVQLPPFGTYTMNYFAYGGRPGSSTYAGGDVIAGGVPLIDNDLAFREGLLNAPAVPEPSTFALLGIGGLALVGYGWRRKRQQAA; from the coding sequence ATGAAACACCTTCTTCTTGCTAGTTTTGTCAGTTTGAGTTTGGCTTCTTCCGCCCAAGCGGGGATGATCGTCGATCAAGAGTATCTAATCGAATTTGGTTGGGGGCATAGTACGAGCAGAGCGACCAATTTACCATTGGGACAGGAGTTCACACCGACGTTGAACGAATTAGATTTTGTCGATCTTTATATTGGGGATGCGGACACTGCGGTTGGCCCCGGCGTAAGCTTTTTTGTAAATATCCGTTCTGGGTCGATCACCGGAACAATCCTTGGCACAAGTAGTACCGTTGTTGTCGCTGACGGCACTAATACTGGAGTCAATTCGCTTCTGGACTTCGTTGTAACACGTTTCACGTTTACCGATGTGGTTTCCTTAACTCAAGGGACAACGCATGTGATCGAAGTCGTGCAATTGCCACCATTTGGCACTTACACCATGAATTATTTCGCGTATGGTGGTCGACCCGGTTCGAGCACATATGCCGGGGGCGATGTGATCGCAGGAGGTGTTCCACTAATCGATAATGATTTAGCGTTTCGGGAGGGACTGCTAAACGCACCAGCCGTCCCCGAACCCAGCACCTTTGCCCTGCTCGGCATTGGCGGCTTGGCCTTGGTCGGTTACGGCTGGCGACGCAAACGACAACAGGCTGCTTGA
- a CDS encoding IS1380 family transposase: MGEGKQEALRVDFDGRICLEFHGANVTSDAGLFVYRELDEALKLTSEMEKLQFVDPRTGLNRQHTVTAMLRQSIYSRLAGYEDTNDAERLCVDPTMRYVVGGRAATKAAASTSQVGRFETQVLTEPDNPSQLIDLSGRWIDQVRRHKRMSEVILDIDSSVSPTHGQQEGTAYNGHFECRCYHPLFCFNQFGDLERALLREGHVHSAADWRNVLGPVVKRYRKIRKRFFRGDAAFAKPELYEFLEAEDYRYAIRLPANDVLYEEIYYQLKRPVGRPPKKPIVYFTDFTYQASTWAQPRRVVAKVEWHRGELYPRVGFIVTNLSWWDWDVVEFYNQRGTAEQWIKEGKYALKWTRLSCCRFVANQVRLQLFALAYNLGNFLRRLALPPEVSHWSLTTLREKLVKIGAKIVRHARYVTFQMAEVAIPRRLFRDILRRINRLKMKRPLPVPG, translated from the coding sequence ATGGGTGAAGGCAAACAGGAGGCCTTGCGGGTTGATTTCGATGGTCGAATTTGCTTGGAATTTCATGGAGCCAATGTGACGAGCGATGCCGGTTTGTTTGTCTACCGCGAGCTTGATGAAGCCTTGAAATTGACGTCAGAAATGGAAAAGCTCCAATTTGTTGATCCCCGCACCGGATTAAATCGGCAACACACAGTGACGGCGATGTTGCGGCAATCGATCTACAGCCGATTGGCCGGCTATGAAGATACCAATGACGCCGAGCGTCTTTGTGTCGATCCCACCATGCGATATGTTGTTGGTGGAAGGGCCGCCACAAAAGCGGCGGCGTCCACCAGTCAGGTCGGTCGCTTCGAGACACAAGTCCTGACGGAACCGGACAATCCCTCACAGTTGATCGACTTGTCGGGGCGCTGGATCGATCAAGTGCGTCGTCACAAGCGGATGTCGGAAGTCATCCTCGACATAGACAGTTCCGTCAGTCCCACACATGGCCAGCAGGAAGGGACGGCCTACAACGGCCACTTTGAATGCCGGTGCTATCACCCGTTGTTCTGCTTCAACCAGTTCGGGGACCTGGAGCGGGCCTTATTACGGGAAGGTCACGTCCACAGCGCCGCTGATTGGCGGAACGTGTTGGGACCGGTTGTGAAACGTTACCGGAAAATCAGGAAACGGTTCTTCCGGGGAGATGCTGCCTTCGCCAAACCGGAACTCTACGAGTTTCTGGAGGCGGAGGACTACCGCTACGCGATTCGTCTTCCGGCGAACGACGTGCTCTACGAAGAAATCTACTATCAGCTGAAGCGACCCGTCGGTCGCCCACCCAAGAAACCGATTGTCTACTTCACCGACTTCACCTATCAGGCGAGTACCTGGGCTCAACCTCGCCGGGTGGTGGCCAAGGTTGAGTGGCATCGAGGTGAACTGTACCCCCGCGTCGGTTTCATTGTGACGAATCTCTCGTGGTGGGACTGGGACGTGGTGGAATTCTACAACCAGCGCGGGACGGCCGAGCAGTGGATCAAGGAAGGCAAGTACGCTCTGAAATGGACGCGGCTGTCCTGCTGCCGTTTTGTAGCCAATCAAGTGCGACTGCAGTTGTTCGCGCTGGCCTATAATCTGGGTAATTTTCTTCGGCGGTTGGCACTGCCACCGGAGGTGAGTCATTGGTCGCTAACGACATTGCGGGAGAAGCTGGTCAAGATTGGGGCCAAGATCGTCCGTCACGCCCGGTATGTGACGTTTCAGATGGCCGAAGTGGCGATTCCACGTAGATTGTTCCGGGACATCCTGCGGCGGATTAACCGGTTGAAGATGAAACGACCACTTCCCGTACCAGGATGA